Proteins encoded by one window of Pseudorca crassidens isolate mPseCra1 chromosome 3, mPseCra1.hap1, whole genome shotgun sequence:
- the FEM1A gene encoding protein fem-1 homolog A, with protein MDLHTAVYNAARDGKLQLLQKLLSGRSREELEELTGEVASGGTPLLIAARYGHLDVVEYLVDRCGASVEAGGSVHFDGETIEGAPPLWAASAAGHLDVVRSLLRRGASVNRTTRTNSTPLRAACFDGHLEVVRYLVGEHQADLEVANRHGHTCLMISCYKGHREIARYLLEQGAQVNRRSAKGNTALHDCAESGSLEILQLLLGCNARMERDGYGMTPLLAASVTGHTNIVEYLIQEQPAGEEARPGLAREGPSAGVACAQPQGARCGTSSPEESLSEELFESCCPTSREAAVEALELLGATYVDKKRDLLGALKHWRRAMELRHQGGAYLPKPEPSQLVLAYDYSREVNTAEELEALITDPDEMRMQALLIRERILGPSHPDTSYYIRYRGAVYADSGNFERCIRLWKYALDMQQNNLEPLSPMTASSFLSFAELFSYVLQDRSAKGSLGTPVGFADLMGVLCKGVREVERALQLPKEPGDSAQFTKALAIILHLLYLLEKVECTPDQEHLKHQKVYRLLKCAPRGKNGFTPLHMAVDAETTNVGRYPVGRFPSLQVVKVLLDCGADPDSRDFDNNTPLHIAAQNNCPGIMNALIEAGAHMDATNAFKKTAYELLDEKLLAKSTIQPFNYVTLQCLAARALDKNKIPYKGFIPEELEAFIELH; from the coding sequence ATGGACCTCCACACCGCCGTGTACAACGCCGCCCGCGACGGCAAGCTGCAGCTGCTTCAGAAGCTGCTCAGCGGCCGGAGCCGGGAGGAGCTGGAAGAGCTGACGGGCGAGGTGGCCAGCGGGGGGACGCCGCTGCTCATCGCCGCCCGTTACGGCCACTTGGACGTGGTCGAGTACCTGGTGGACCGGTGCGGCGCGAGCGTGGAGGCGGGCGGCTCGGTGCACTTCGATGGCGAGACCATCGAGGGTGCTCCGCCGCTGTGGGCCGCCTCGGCCGCCGGCCACCTGGACGTGGTGCGGAGCCTGCTGCGCCGTGGGGCCTCGGTGAACCGCACCACGCGCACCAACTCGACGCCCCTGCGCGCCGCCTGCTTCGACGGGCACCTGGAGGTGGTGCGCTACTTGGTGGGCGAGCACCAGGCCGACCTGGAGGTGGCCAACCGGCACGGTCACACGTGCCTCATGATCTCCTGTTACAAGGGTCACCGCGAGATCGCCCGCTACCTGCTAGAGCAGGGCGCCCAGGTAAACCGGCGCAGCGCCAAAGGCAACACGGCCCTGCACGACTGCGCCGAGTCCGGCAGCCTGGAGATCCTGCAGCTGCTGCTCGGGTGCAACGCCCGCATGGAACGGGACGGCTACGGCATGACCCCGCTGCTGGCGGCCAGCGTGACGGGCCACACCAACATCGTGGAGTACCTCATCCAGGAGCAGCCCGCTGGGGAGGAAGCGAGGCCAGGGCTGGCCCGAGAAGGCCCCTCCGCCGGCGTGGCGTGCGCGCAGCCCCAGGGCGCCCGCTGCGGCACCTCCTCCCCAGAGGAATCCCTGAGTGAGGAATTGTTCGAGAGCTGCTGCCCCACCAGCCGGGAAGCCGCCGTGGAAGCCTTGGAGTTGCTGGGAGCCACCTACGTGGATAAGAAGCGAGATCTGCTCGGGGCCCTGAAACACTGGAGACGGGCCATGGAGCTTCGTCACCAGGGGGGCGCGTATCTGCCCAAACCCGAGCCCTCGCAGCTGGTCCTCGCCTATGACTATTCCAGGGAGGTGAACACCGCCGAGGAATTGGAGGCGCTTATCACCGACCCGGATGAGATGCGCATGCAGGCCTTGTTGATCCGAGAGCGCatcctgggtccctcccacccaGACACTTCCTACTATATTCGGTACCGGGGTGCGGTGTACGCCGACTCAGGCAACTTCGAGCGCTGCATCCGCTTGTGGAAGTACGCCCTAGACATGCAGCAGAACAACCTCGAGCCTCTGAGCCCCATGACCGCCAGCAGCTTCCTCTCCTTTGCCGAACTTTTCTCCTACGTGCTCCAGGACCGCTCGGCCAAGGGCAGCCTGGGCACTCCAGTCGGCTTTGCAGACCTCATGGGGGTGCTGTGCAAAGGAGTCCGGGAAGTGGAGCGGGCTCTGCAGCTGCCCAAGGAGCCCGGGGACTCGGCCCAGTTCACCAAGGCCCTGGCCATCATCCTCCACCTGCTCTACCTGCTGGAGAAAGTGGAGTGCACGCCTGACCAGGAGCACCTGAAGCACCAGAAGGTCTACCGGCTGCTCAAGTGCGCCCCCCGCGGCAAGAACGGCTTCACTCCTCTGCACATGGCCGTGGACGCGGAGACCACGAACGTGGGCCGCTACCCGGTGGGCAGGTTCCCCTCCCTCCAGGTGGTCAAGGTGCTGCTCGACTGCGGGGCCGACCCAGACAGCCGGGACTTTGACAACAACACCCCGCTGCACATCGCGGCGCAGAACAACTGCCCGGGGATCATGAACGCCCTGATCGAGGCGGGGGCCCACATGGACGCCACCAACGCCTTCAAGAAGACAGCCTACGAGCTGCTGGACGAGAAGCTGCTAGCCAAGAGCACCATTCAGCCTTTCAACTACGTGACCCTGCAGTGCCTTGCGGCCCGCGCCCTGGACAAGAACAAGATCCCCTACAAGGGCTTCATCCCCGAGGAGCTGGAGGCTTTCATCGAGCTGCACTAA